In one Leptolyngbya sp. BL0902 genomic region, the following are encoded:
- a CDS encoding PAS domain-containing protein, protein MPQEQGLLEQLAAAQAQIQDLKEQFATARETAQQLEQRVEQQRECLAQGEAQNHRLQRLLEASPATTYSYQADPPYTCTYISRNIETILGYSPAEFTAEPNFCVQHVHPDDAAQVLEVIPQLLTQGKLQRDYRVRHRDGHYVWIRDDMVLLRDAQGVPQEVVGYFTDITDRKTELQHRQRTEAVLQQQLGAIEAAVDGIAILQDEQYVYLNSAHGQFFGYETASELIGQSWKILYSPEMLVYFEQTVFPSLQQQKYWQGEAVATRKDGTTFPQFLSLTLLDDNMLVCICRDITQQKQVEDQLKKTQDKMMAILNELPAVVYTKDLLGRHTFVNKAFLELFGCESSAIIGKTNHEFFDFETANRIQVNDETLLAHGTAKPFEETVGVGDTQRTFISNKFLLYDSQEQPYAICGISTDISDRKQAELTLQYQKKFIESAIQTNPTLLVYLFDVPSRSMSFVSESVANLLDYTAAEILDMGPDLVPRLVHPDDHDRFAAYVDQLDQSQPGESLTFEYRVRHRDGRWLDLLLRGQVHRRDEQGHVQQFLGSVTDSTRYKRTEAHLQASEARFEAIANLVPDFLWESEPDGFNTWCNQRWLDYTGQTLEQSLGRGWLEAVHPEDRAPSVLIQRDAVETGEPRREERRIRRHDGEYRWFVSNVSPIKNAEGHVIKVYGSVIDVHEERMALEASQAAAAIDAFRVRLSDVLRSLTNPIHIQAEACHLLGDHLGVDRVFYVAFDEVAGTSHVYREYLRGDSASLLGECSVANYGWSLPYLRRGESVVIADTQATPILSEADQARLGAAQLMRILAIPLLEDGVLVGALVASESVAREWTAAEVDLVRETAERLWTTMQRAEAEAAVKDLSERLSLALQAGAIGTWDWDCVNEVNWDDQMYALYGLQDLRERAIYPTWRNSLHPDDRDRVEALLQAALRGAAVYDTEFRILRPTGELRWIQAVAEVQTDPQGNPIRVVGINQDITARKQTAIALQEQTDRLSLALESGAFGLWEWDLGENRVWDDRIYELYGLQNLGRFATSEDWLACIYPDDRDRLEADIQRSIAGLSPLNIDFRIVRPDGALRWLQSFAQVQRDAAGRPIGMVGITRDITEKKEAEAKLQLLADRLSLALLAGQIGFWLWDLDQSLFWDPSLCRIYGLSGSNQVTDWQTWRDLVHPEDVDEVEALLQAAIHGAPYLGTEFRIYRPDGELRWIQSSAHVQQDENGQPVQMIGVNQDITARKQAELALKEQTNRLTLALQAGAYGIWEWDLVGDPIWDERIYADYGLQDLGRPITYQDWRNRIHPGDLHWVEAQLEADLRASIPFSAEFRICRPDGELRWILTIAKLYCDGQGQPLRMVGIHQDITHRKLAEQEIQKSRAKFQRLVDDIGDKFVVFSHSGTVLTYVSGGLQSVFGVPPEAVLGQSWADTIQWFPESLDLARAEIEKLLTKQVPTQEFEMSFTRPDGAVRTIHAVQHSVLDEVGNLLAVEGVVEDITDRKAAEAELRRTNAELERATRLKDEFLANMSHELRTPLNAILGMTEGLQEEVFGPLTERQERSLDTIYRSSSHLLALINDILDLSKIEAGQIELDFSAIKVSQLCRASITFVKQQAHKKRQQINTLIPEGLPDLYGDDRRLHQVLINLLTNAVKFTPEGGHITLAASYTALSPDSAAQIRDVAHPQANPDETFGLLSISITDTGIGISPEDAQRLFQPFVQVNTALNRQYEGTGLGLALVKRIVDAHGGEITLTSDVGIGSCFTVRLPIIAMANADTFLGDFTTSIDATPSVDPANAPLILLAEDNEANISTTRSYLEAKGYRLIIARNGLEAINLATTAQPDLILMDIQMPRLDGLEAIRQIRQHPALATVPIIAITALAMPADQERCLAAGANHYLSKPIRLKQLAQVIPTFLADDSPP, encoded by the coding sequence ATGCCTCAAGAACAGGGGCTGCTAGAGCAATTAGCCGCAGCCCAAGCCCAAATTCAAGATCTTAAGGAACAATTCGCGACTGCACGCGAGACGGCTCAGCAGCTTGAACAACGGGTTGAACAACAACGGGAGTGTTTGGCACAGGGCGAAGCTCAGAATCATCGCCTTCAGCGGCTGCTTGAGGCCAGTCCAGCCACCACCTACAGCTATCAGGCGGATCCGCCCTATACCTGTACCTACATTAGCCGGAACATTGAAACCATTTTGGGCTATAGCCCAGCGGAATTTACCGCCGAGCCGAATTTCTGTGTGCAGCACGTCCATCCTGATGATGCCGCCCAGGTTTTGGAGGTGATTCCTCAGCTCTTGACCCAGGGCAAACTCCAGCGTGATTATCGCGTGCGCCATCGCGACGGGCACTATGTTTGGATTCGTGATGACATGGTGCTGCTGCGGGATGCCCAGGGCGTTCCCCAGGAAGTGGTGGGTTATTTCACGGATATTACGGATCGCAAAACCGAACTGCAACACCGCCAAAGGACTGAAGCGGTTTTGCAGCAGCAGTTAGGGGCGATTGAGGCGGCGGTGGATGGCATTGCTATCCTTCAGGATGAGCAGTATGTTTATCTGAACTCGGCCCATGGGCAGTTCTTTGGCTATGAAACGGCCTCAGAACTGATTGGCCAAAGCTGGAAAATCCTTTACTCTCCAGAGATGCTGGTGTACTTCGAGCAAACGGTTTTTCCCAGTTTACAACAGCAAAAATACTGGCAAGGGGAAGCCGTAGCTACCCGTAAAGACGGCACAACATTCCCACAATTTTTGTCTCTAACGCTGTTAGATGACAATATGTTGGTCTGTATTTGTCGAGACATTACCCAACAAAAACAGGTCGAAGATCAGCTTAAAAAGACCCAAGATAAGATGATGGCAATTCTGAATGAGTTGCCTGCGGTGGTTTATACCAAAGATTTGTTGGGGCGACATACGTTTGTCAATAAAGCCTTCTTAGAACTCTTTGGTTGCGAATCATCAGCCATCATTGGCAAGACTAATCACGAGTTTTTTGACTTTGAAACAGCGAACCGTATCCAAGTCAATGACGAAACCTTGTTAGCCCATGGCACCGCTAAGCCCTTTGAGGAAACGGTGGGCGTTGGCGATACGCAGAGAACGTTTATCTCGAACAAGTTTTTATTGTATGATTCGCAGGAACAGCCCTACGCTATTTGTGGCATTTCGACGGATATTAGTGATCGAAAACAGGCTGAATTAACACTCCAATATCAGAAAAAATTTATTGAAAGCGCCATCCAAACTAATCCAACACTCCTGGTTTATCTGTTTGATGTGCCCAGTCGGAGCATGAGTTTTGTCAGTGAATCGGTCGCCAATTTATTGGACTACACCGCCGCCGAAATTTTGGACATGGGGCCAGATCTAGTGCCTAGACTGGTACATCCCGACGATCATGATCGGTTTGCGGCTTATGTTGATCAGCTCGACCAAAGCCAGCCAGGGGAAAGCCTAACCTTTGAATATCGAGTGCGCCACCGCGATGGTCGATGGCTGGATTTGTTGCTGCGGGGGCAAGTCCATCGCCGTGATGAACAGGGGCATGTGCAGCAGTTTTTAGGCTCGGTAACAGATAGTACCCGCTATAAACGAACGGAAGCCCATCTCCAAGCCTCCGAAGCCCGTTTTGAGGCCATTGCCAACCTCGTTCCCGATTTCCTCTGGGAAAGCGAACCCGATGGCTTCAACACCTGGTGCAACCAACGCTGGCTCGACTACACCGGACAAACCCTAGAGCAATCCTTGGGCCGAGGCTGGTTAGAGGCTGTTCATCCCGAGGATCGCGCCCCATCGGTGCTGATTCAGCGAGACGCCGTTGAAACGGGAGAACCACGGCGCGAAGAGCGCCGCATCCGTCGCCATGATGGAGAGTACCGTTGGTTTGTCTCGAATGTTTCCCCGATCAAAAATGCAGAAGGCCACGTGATCAAGGTATATGGTTCCGTCATCGACGTGCACGAAGAACGCATGGCTTTGGAAGCCTCGCAGGCAGCGGCGGCCATCGATGCTTTTCGGGTGCGGCTGTCGGATGTGCTGCGATCTCTCACCAATCCGATCCATATACAAGCCGAAGCCTGCCATTTGCTGGGCGACCATCTCGGCGTTGATCGCGTCTTTTATGTGGCCTTCGATGAAGTGGCGGGCACGTCCCACGTCTATCGCGAGTATCTGCGTGGCGATTCAGCTTCCCTCCTTGGCGAGTGTTCCGTAGCTAACTATGGCTGGAGTTTGCCCTATCTGCGTCGGGGCGAATCCGTCGTGATAGCCGATACCCAAGCCACCCCCATCCTCTCCGAGGCCGACCAGGCTAGGCTAGGGGCGGCTCAACTGATGAGAATTTTGGCTATCCCTCTGCTCGAAGACGGTGTTTTGGTGGGTGCCCTGGTTGCCAGCGAATCGGTGGCGCGTGAATGGACCGCAGCAGAGGTTGACCTGGTGCGCGAAACCGCCGAACGGCTTTGGACAACGATGCAACGAGCCGAAGCCGAAGCCGCCGTGAAAGACCTTTCGGAACGCCTATCCCTAGCGCTGCAAGCCGGGGCCATTGGCACCTGGGATTGGGATTGCGTTAATGAGGTGAACTGGGATGATCAGATGTATGCGCTCTACGGTCTGCAAGATCTGAGGGAGCGGGCGATCTATCCGACCTGGCGCAATAGCCTACATCCCGACGACCGTGACCGGGTAGAGGCGCTATTACAGGCGGCTCTGCGGGGTGCAGCCGTCTACGATACCGAATTTCGCATTCTGCGCCCCACCGGAGAATTGCGCTGGATTCAGGCGGTGGCCGAAGTGCAGACCGATCCCCAAGGCAACCCCATCCGGGTAGTGGGCATTAACCAAGACATTACGGCACGAAAACAGACCGCAATTGCCTTGCAAGAGCAAACCGACCGCCTCAGCCTCGCCCTAGAATCGGGAGCCTTTGGCCTTTGGGAGTGGGACTTGGGCGAAAATCGGGTTTGGGATGATCGCATCTATGAACTCTATGGGTTGCAAAACCTGGGTCGATTCGCCACCTCTGAAGATTGGCTGGCCTGTATCTATCCCGATGATCGGGATCGGCTTGAGGCTGACATTCAACGCTCGATAGCTGGCCTGTCGCCACTCAACATAGACTTTCGGATTGTGCGCCCCGATGGCGCATTGCGTTGGCTTCAGTCCTTTGCCCAGGTGCAACGAGATGCGGCAGGTCGGCCCATAGGAATGGTGGGCATTACCCGCGACATTACCGAGAAAAAAGAGGCTGAGGCAAAACTGCAACTTTTGGCAGACCGCCTGTCCTTGGCCCTGTTGGCGGGACAAATTGGCTTTTGGCTGTGGGATTTAGACCAAAGCCTGTTTTGGGATCCTTCCCTCTGCCGCATCTATGGTCTTTCGGGGAGCAACCAAGTCACCGATTGGCAAACCTGGCGAGACCTGGTTCATCCTGAGGATGTGGATGAGGTGGAGGCTTTGTTACAAGCCGCGATCCATGGCGCACCCTATCTAGGCACAGAGTTTCGCATTTATCGCCCCGATGGCGAACTGCGGTGGATTCAATCCTCGGCCCATGTGCAGCAGGATGAAAACGGCCAGCCCGTGCAGATGATTGGCGTTAACCAAGATATTACCGCCCGTAAACAGGCCGAGCTAGCCCTGAAAGAGCAAACCAACCGCCTCACCTTGGCCCTACAGGCTGGGGCCTACGGCATTTGGGAATGGGATTTGGTCGGTGATCCGATCTGGGATGAGCGCATTTATGCAGACTATGGCCTACAAGACCTAGGACGACCAATCACCTACCAAGACTGGCGCAATCGCATCCACCCCGGCGACCTCCATTGGGTGGAGGCGCAACTAGAGGCCGACTTGCGGGCCAGCATTCCCTTCAGTGCCGAATTTCGCATCTGCCGCCCTGATGGCGAACTACGGTGGATCTTGACCATCGCCAAGCTGTACTGCGATGGCCAAGGCCAACCCCTGCGGATGGTGGGGATTCACCAAGACATTACCCACCGCAAACTGGCCGAGCAGGAGATTCAGAAGAGTCGGGCTAAGTTTCAGCGCCTCGTGGATGACATCGGCGATAAATTCGTCGTCTTTAGCCACAGCGGAACCGTTCTCACCTACGTGAGCGGCGGGTTGCAGTCCGTTTTTGGGGTGCCGCCAGAGGCCGTGTTGGGCCAGTCCTGGGCTGATACCATCCAGTGGTTTCCAGAGTCCCTAGACTTGGCCCGGGCCGAAATTGAAAAACTGCTCACCAAGCAGGTGCCCACCCAGGAATTTGAGATGTCCTTTACCCGACCGGATGGAGCAGTTCGTACCATTCACGCTGTGCAACACTCCGTTTTAGATGAGGTGGGCAACCTCCTGGCCGTTGAAGGGGTTGTCGAAGACATCACCGACCGCAAAGCCGCCGAGGCCGAATTGCGCCGCACCAACGCCGAACTGGAACGTGCCACCCGCCTCAAAGACGAATTTCTGGCCAACATGAGCCACGAACTGCGCACCCCCCTCAACGCCATCCTCGGCATGACTGAAGGGCTACAGGAGGAAGTCTTTGGCCCCCTCACCGAACGCCAGGAGCGCAGCCTAGACACGATTTACCGCAGCAGTAGCCACCTACTAGCGCTGATTAACGACATTTTGGATCTCTCCAAAATTGAGGCGGGGCAGATTGAACTAGACTTCAGTGCTATCAAGGTCAGCCAGTTATGCCGCGCCAGCATCACCTTTGTGAAACAGCAAGCCCACAAGAAACGCCAGCAAATTAACACCCTCATTCCTGAAGGGCTCCCGGATCTCTATGGCGACGACCGCCGCCTGCACCAAGTGTTGATTAACCTGCTCACCAACGCCGTCAAATTTACCCCCGAAGGTGGACACATTACCCTCGCTGCCAGCTATACGGCCCTTTCCCCAGACTCCGCTGCGCAAATCCGCGACGTTGCTCACCCCCAGGCCAACCCTGATGAAACCTTTGGGCTTTTGTCTATCTCCATCACCGATACGGGTATTGGCATTAGCCCCGAAGACGCCCAACGCCTGTTTCAACCCTTTGTGCAGGTCAACACGGCCCTTAACCGTCAATACGAAGGGACAGGCCTTGGTCTTGCCCTCGTGAAACGCATTGTGGACGCCCATGGTGGCGAGATCACCCTCACCAGCGACGTGGGTATTGGCAGTTGCTTCACCGTGCGACTACCGATTATCGCGATGGCCAACGCCGATACCTTCCTCGGCGATTTCACAACCTCCATCGACGCCACTCCCTCGGTCGATCCAGCCAACGCCCCCCTCATTTTGCTGGCCGAAGACAACGAAGCCAATATCAGCACCACCAGATCCTACCTAGAAGCTAAGGGCTACAGGCTCATCATCGCCAGAAACGGGTTAGAAGCCATCAACCTAGCCACAACAGCTCAGCCCGATTTGATTTTGATGGACATCCAAATGCCTCGCCTCGACGGCCTAGAGGCAATCCGCCAGATTCGTCAACACCCTGCCCTGGCGACAGTGCCCATTATCGCCATCACCGCCCTCGCCATGCCCGCTGACCAAGAGCGATGCCTCGCCGCTGGAGCCAACCACTACCTCAGCAAGCCCATCCGCCTTAAGCAACTCGCCCAAGTGATCCCCACCTTCCTAGCCGATGATTCCCCTCCATAG
- a CDS encoding amidohydrolase family protein: MSISLIRGKAVICRALDNETVEVIEDGAVVQQDGTILAIGPYEDLITQYQPDHILGSPHHIILPGFVNGHHHVGLTPFQLGSLDYPLELWFATRLGARRVDPYLDTLYSAFEMIASGITTVQHIHTWRNGPAATWPALAEQVIQAYQDIGMRVSYSFAARDQNRLVYEADDVFLQRLPADLAAAVDDLLKDQRVPFPEYLNLFAHLWQRWQHHPSGRVNIQLAPANLHWCSDQALQLQQDYAQKYQVPVHLHLVETIYQKIYAQRRTGKTAVQHLQDLGLLGPHLTLGHGVWLTEGDIDILADTGTHICHNASSNLRLQSGIAPLNAFTQKGISVAIGLDEAGLNDDRDMLQEMRLVLKLHRVPGLDALVPKAAQVFRMATEQGAKTTGFGDSIGTLAPGKAADLVLMDWRKLAYPYLDADIPLIEAVLHRGRSTAIDMVMINGNVVLENGRFTGVDRDAVLATLAEQLQAPLTEAEEHRRRLAKTIFPYMKQVYDGWLSETNGQPFYGQNCRH; this comes from the coding sequence ATGTCAATCAGCTTAATTCGAGGTAAAGCCGTTATTTGTCGAGCCTTAGACAACGAAACGGTGGAGGTGATTGAGGACGGAGCTGTCGTTCAGCAAGACGGCACGATTTTGGCCATCGGCCCCTATGAAGACCTGATCACGCAGTATCAGCCCGATCACATCCTCGGTTCTCCCCACCACATCATCTTGCCGGGGTTTGTGAATGGCCACCACCACGTCGGCCTCACCCCGTTTCAGTTGGGTTCGCTAGATTACCCCCTAGAACTTTGGTTTGCTACGCGGCTGGGGGCGCGACGGGTGGATCCCTATCTGGACACGCTCTATTCCGCCTTTGAGATGATCGCCTCCGGCATTACCACCGTGCAGCACATCCACACCTGGCGCAACGGCCCCGCCGCCACCTGGCCCGCCCTGGCCGAACAGGTGATCCAGGCTTATCAAGACATTGGGATGCGGGTCTCCTACAGCTTTGCCGCCCGCGACCAAAACCGCCTCGTCTACGAAGCCGACGATGTCTTTCTTCAGCGCCTACCCGCCGATCTTGCCGCCGCCGTAGACGACCTTCTCAAGGATCAGCGGGTGCCCTTCCCGGAATATCTCAACCTGTTTGCCCATCTGTGGCAGCGGTGGCAACACCATCCCAGTGGCCGCGTTAACATTCAATTGGCCCCAGCCAATTTGCACTGGTGTTCCGACCAGGCGCTACAGCTTCAGCAAGACTACGCCCAAAAATACCAGGTGCCCGTGCATCTGCATTTGGTGGAAACCATTTACCAAAAAATCTACGCCCAACGCCGCACCGGAAAAACTGCCGTCCAACACCTGCAAGACCTCGGCCTGTTGGGGCCACACCTCACCCTGGGCCACGGGGTTTGGCTCACCGAGGGCGATATCGACATCCTAGCCGACACCGGAACCCACATTTGCCACAACGCCAGTTCCAACCTGCGCCTCCAGAGCGGCATTGCCCCCCTCAACGCCTTTACCCAAAAGGGCATTTCCGTGGCCATCGGTCTCGACGAAGCAGGCCTCAATGACGACCGGGATATGCTGCAAGAAATGCGCCTGGTGCTGAAGCTACATCGGGTTCCCGGCCTTGATGCCCTGGTGCCCAAGGCAGCCCAGGTCTTTCGTATGGCGACGGAACAGGGCGCAAAAACCACCGGATTTGGCGACAGCATCGGCACCCTCGCCCCAGGCAAAGCCGCCGACCTGGTGCTGATGGACTGGCGCAAACTGGCCTACCCCTACCTCGATGCCGACATTCCCCTGATCGAAGCCGTACTCCACCGAGGCCGCAGCACCGCCATTGATATGGTGATGATTAACGGCAACGTCGTGCTTGAGAATGGGCGCTTTACCGGGGTCGATCGTGATGCCGTGCTTGCCACCCTAGCCGAGCAGCTTCAAGCCCCTCTCACCGAAGCTGAAGAACACCGCCGCCGCCTTGCCAAGACCATTTTCCCCTACATGAAGCAGGTCTACGATGGCTGGCTCTCGGAGACGAACGGCCAGCCCTTCTACGGTCAGAATTGTCGGCATTAA
- a CDS encoding aspartate/glutamate racemase family protein — translation MAKRIRLGMLTPSSNTVLEPVTMALLADLPEVSAHFSRFSVTEIALSDRALGQFNLEPLLAAAQLLADAKVDVIAWNGTSAGWLGLETDRELCRQITAKTGIPATTSVLALTEQFWARGFTRFGLVTPYLPAVQERILQNYAQEGFDCVAEHHLSLQDNFSFAEVSPDQLRAMVRQVTVANPQVITTFCTNLAAAPLVAELEQELGIPIFDTIAVVVWQSLRIAGVDPTRIQGWGRLFSEVG, via the coding sequence ATGGCAAAACGGATTCGGCTGGGAATGTTAACCCCCTCCTCCAACACGGTGCTGGAACCCGTGACGATGGCTCTGTTGGCGGATTTGCCGGAGGTATCGGCCCATTTCAGCCGCTTTTCAGTCACGGAAATTGCCCTCAGTGACCGCGCCTTGGGGCAATTTAACTTAGAACCTCTGTTGGCAGCGGCCCAACTCCTCGCCGATGCCAAGGTGGATGTGATCGCCTGGAACGGCACCTCGGCAGGCTGGTTGGGGTTGGAAACCGACCGAGAACTCTGTCGGCAGATCACCGCCAAAACGGGCATCCCGGCCACCACCTCAGTCCTGGCCCTCACCGAACAATTTTGGGCGAGAGGCTTCACCCGCTTTGGCCTCGTCACCCCCTACCTGCCAGCGGTGCAGGAGCGCATCCTCCAAAACTACGCCCAGGAAGGGTTTGACTGCGTCGCCGAGCACCACCTCAGTCTCCAGGATAATTTCTCCTTTGCAGAGGTCAGCCCCGACCAACTGCGGGCCATGGTGCGTCAGGTCACGGTCGCCAATCCTCAAGTAATCACCACCTTTTGCACCAACCTAGCCGCCGCCCCCCTGGTGGCAGAACTGGAACAGGAATTAGGCATCCCTATCTTCGATACCATTGCCGTGGTGGTGTGGCAATCGCTACGGATAGCGGGGGTCGATCCAACGCGGATTCAGGGCTGGGGACGGTTGTTTAGCGAAGTTGGATAG